A genomic stretch from Eriocheir sinensis breed Jianghai 21 chromosome 31, ASM2467909v1, whole genome shotgun sequence includes:
- the LOC127005917 gene encoding peptidyl-prolyl cis-trans isomerase H-like: MPTWNQIQQQLRNPNNPVVFFDITVGQTEIGRMIMELYSDVCPKTSENFRQFCTGEYRKDGVPIGYKGASFHRVIKDFMIQGGDFVRGDGTGTQSIYGPSFSDENFLLKHDGPGLLSLANSGKDTNGCQFFITCAKCDFLDGKHVVFGRVIEGLLVMRKIENVPTGPNNKPKIPVVISQCGQM, from the exons ATGCCTACCTGGAATCAGATTCAGCAGCAGCTTCGGAACCCCAATAATCCAGTGGTGTTCTTCGACATCACTGTGGGGCAGACG GAGATTGGCCGAATGATAATGGAATTGTACTCTGATGTTTGCCCCAAGACGAGTGAAAATTTTCGCCAGTTTTGCACAGGAGAATATCGCAAAGATGGTGTTCCTATTGGATACAAAGGTGCAAGCTTCCATAGAGTCATAAAGGACTTCATGATCCAGGGAGGTGACTTTGTGAGG GGTGATGGAACAGGAACGCAGAGTATATATGGACCAAGCTTCTCAGATGAAAATTTTCTCCTAAAGCATGATGGCCCTGGGCTGCTGTCTCTG gccaACAGTGGAAAGGACACCAATGGCTGCCAGTTCTTCATTACATGTGCCAAATGTGATTTTCTGGATGGGAAGCATGTGGTATTTGGTCGGGTTATAGAGGGGTTGCTGGTGATGCGCAAGATTGAGAATGTTCCTACTGGACCCAACAACAAACCCAAGATCCCTGTTGTTATATCACAGTGTggacaaatgtga